DNA sequence from the Candidatus Marinimicrobia bacterium CG08_land_8_20_14_0_20_45_22 genome:
ATAGCGCAGTGAGAGAAAAAGACCAACGCCCAGTGTCGTAACTCCCGTGTAAAAGAATACTCTGAGCGGCTGATACATGGTGTAGATGCGGATGATTGTGGCAAACGAGCGCTTGATGTAATAGCCGTTACTTCTGAATAGGCGCGACGGACGTTCGGTTTTATTTGTTTCGATGGGAACGCTGATGATCGGGATATCTTTCTGCCCAGCCTCGATGATAGTTTCGAGCGTATATGAAAAAGTCGAGATGATGTTCATGTGCAGGGCGGCTTCGCGGCTGTAGGCGCGGAAACCGCTGGTCGTATCGGGAATTTTGGTCTGCGAGACTTTGCGGACGACATAACTGCCGAATTTCTGAAGACGCTTTTTCAGCCAGGAAAATTCGTGAATTTTATCGATCTGACGGTCGCCGATCACGATTTCGGCCTTTTTCTCGAGAATGGGTTGAACGAGACGGGCGATGTCCGAGCCTTTGTACTGATTGTCGGCATCTGTGTTGACGATGATGTCGCCGCCAAGTTCGAGACATTTTTCGAGTCCGGCCTCAAATGCGCGTGCAAGACCTTTGTTCTGATTGAATGGCACAAATTGGCGTACGCCCCACTCACGGGCGACATCCACGGTGCGGTCCCGGCTGCCGTCGTCAATAATCAGGATTTCGATTTCATCAATTCCGGGAATGGATTTCGGCAAGTCGTTGAGTGTTTTCTCAATCGTCGCAGATTCGTTGTAGCAGGGGATCTGAATGATGA
Encoded proteins:
- a CDS encoding glycosyl transferase, which codes for MKLIIQIPCYNESATIEKTLNDLPKSIPGIDEIEILIIDDGSRDRTVDVAREWGVRQFVPFNQNKGLARAFEAGLEKCLELGGDIIVNTDADNQYKGSDIARLVQPILEKKAEIVIGDRQIDKIHEFSWLKKRLQKFGSYVVRKVSQTKIPDTTSGFRAYSREAALHMNIISTFSYTLETIIEAGQKDIPIISVPIETNKTERPSRLFRSNGYYIKRSFATIIRIYTMYQPLRVFFYTGVTTLGVGLFLSLRYLVFMLIGQGKGHVQSVIIAAVFLIVGFFLLMIGLLADVIAANRKIMEQMQYQIKREHFQHK